In Mycteria americana isolate JAX WOST 10 ecotype Jacksonville Zoo and Gardens chromosome 3, USCA_MyAme_1.0, whole genome shotgun sequence, a single genomic region encodes these proteins:
- the POMC gene encoding pro-opiomelanocortin yields MPSVLWSSLPVVLGLLLWHPAGASSPCWESSKCQDLTSEAGILACAAACRADLSAEAPVYPGNGHLQPLSESIRKYVMSHFRWNKFGRRNSSSGGGHKREEMAGGDPPPASLPAIPLSHHEEEQGTGLEREEGKRSYSMEHFRWGKPVGRKRRPIKVYPNGVEEESAESYPLEFRRELALGSTGAPPEEEEEEEEEEGQEEEKAAGSSYRMRHFRWHAPLKDKRYGGFMTSEHSQTPLVTLFKNAIIKSAYKKGQ; encoded by the exons ATGCCGAGCGTGCTGTGGAGCAGCCTGCCcgtggtgctggggctgctgctctggcaccccgccggtgccagcagcccctgctgggagagcagcaaaTGCCAGGACCTCACCAGCGAGGCCGGCATTTTG gCGTGCGCCGCGGCGTGCAGAGCCGACCTGTCGGCCGAGGCACCCGTCTACCCAGGGAACGGGCACCTCCAGCCCCTCTCCGAGAGCATCCGCAAGTACGTCATGAGCCACTTTCGCTGGAACAAGTTCGGCCGGAGGaacagcagcagcggcggcgggcaCAAACGAGAGGAGATGGCGGGGGGCGACCCACCGCCGGCATCGCTGCCCGCCATCCCGCTGTCCCACCACGAGGAAGAGCAGGGAACCGGGCTGGAGCGGGAGGAAGGCAAACGCTCCTACTCCATGGAGCACTTTCGCTGGGGAAAGCCGGTGGGACGCAAGAGGAGACCCATCAAGGTCTACCCCAACGGGGTGGAGGAGGAGTCGGCCGAGAGCTACCCGCTGGAGTTCAGGCGGGAGCTGGCGCTCGGCAGCACTGGGGCACCGcccgaggaggaagaggaggaggaggaggaggaaggccaggaggaggagaaggcggccGGCAGCTCCTACCGCATGCGCCATTTCCGCTGGCACGCGCCCTTGAAGGACAAGCGCTACGGGGGCTTCATGACCTCGGAGCACAGCCAGACCCCTCTAGTGACTCTCTTCAAAAACGCCATCATCAAAAGCGCCTACAAGAAGGGGCAGTGA